The sequence below is a genomic window from Lujinxingia litoralis.
GTGAGACGGCCCAGGTGGCATCTTGATCCGTGACGACAAGCGCAACACGCTGTTGACCGAAGTCGAGCTCCTGGATGACCCAGATCTCACCGGCGGTCTCATCGACCTCGTAGGTAAAACGATGGTCATTTTCGGCCAGGCCCTGCTTCTGCCAGTGCAAACGCACCGCCTCACCCGCGAGCGAAGGAGGGTAGGCGTGGGGGATCCGAAAGACGGCCGCCCGTCCCGGGCGGCCGTGTGCTTCGAAGACCGCCTGGGAGTCCGCCGGGATCGCCTCAAAACTCCGCGGCGTGCGCCAGCTCAAGGGCTCCGAGGGATGCGTCTGCACACTTGCGCACCCCATTCCGACGACCAGAAAGAGTCCGCTCAGAATGGAGCGCCTCGCAGATCGCGCCCGGGTTAGGCGGGGATACGCTGCGTCAGGCATCACCGACCCGGCTTTCGTAGTAGGTAACTCCCTTCTTAAGGCGAGCCAGCGCGACATCACGATCGAAGGTGGCGACGAGTTCGTAGACCGAAGGGCTGTTGGTTGCGCCGGTCAGCGCGATGCGCGTGGGCTGGGCAACCTTGGCCATCCCGAGTTCGAACTCTGCCATGACCTCTTTGTAGACGGCTTCAATTGTTTGCGGAGTCCAATCGCTGAGTGCATCAAGGCGCTCCACCAAGGTGCGGAAGCCCGGAAGTCCCCCGGGTTTGAGCCACTTCTCGGACGCCTTCTCATCGTAGGTCACCTCATCCGAGAAGAAGTAGTGGCTCGCCTCGGTCAGCGCGACCATCGTGTTCGCGCGATCGCGCATCAGCGCTGTAATGGCGATGAGACGCTCATCAACGTCCACATCGTAGCCGGCCTCCTTGAGGTAGGGGAGCCAGCGGCTGGCGAGTTCCTCCGGAGCAAGACGCTTCATCCACTCGGCGTTGACCCAGAGAAACTTGTCCTGGTCAAAGCTCGAAGAGCTACGCCCCACATGATCGAAGCCGAAGTACTGCTCGAGCTCCTCCATGGTGAAGATCTCCTGATCGCCGTGAGACCAGCCCAGACGACTGACGTAGTTGACGATCGCTTCCTTGAGAAAGCCCATCTCTCGGTAGGCCTGTACCGACATGGAGCCCTTACGTTTGCTGAGCCCGTCGATAAGCGGAAGGTGCCCAAAGGTAGGCGGCTCGTAGCCAAGCGCCCGGTAGACCGGAATCTGGCGGAAGGTGTTGTTGAGATGGTCGTTGCCACGAATAACGTGACTGATGTCCATGGTCGCATCATCGACGACGACCACGAAGTTGTAGGTCGGCGAACCGTCGCTACGCGCGATGATGAAGTCGTCGAGCTCCTTGACATCCACCGTCACCGTACCCTGGACCATGTCAGTGATGGTGATGGTCCCCTCCAGGGGCATTTTGATCCGGACGACGAAAGGCTCACCTTCGGGATAATCGCTACGATCGCGCCACTTGCGCGAATACATCGGCTTGCGGCCCTCGGCGAGAGCTTTCTCTCGGTCCGCTTCAAGCTCCTCGGGAGTGCTGAAACACTTGTAGGCATGCCCTGATGCAAGCAGTTCTTCGATCTTCTCGTGATAGATGTCAAAGCGCTTGGTCTGGTAGTAGGGGCCTTCATCCGGCGGCATTCCCAGCCAGCTCATCGCGTCCAGAATAACTTCGGTATACTCCGGCTTGCTGCGCTCAAGGTCGGTATCTTCGACACGAAGCACAAAGGTGCCGCCCTGATTCTTGGCAAAGAGGTAGTTGAAGAGCCCGGTACGCACGCCTCCCATATGAAGGTAGCCGGTGGGGGAGGGCGCGAAGCGAACGCGAACAGTCATGGGGTGCTCCGTCGAAGCGGGGAAATTTGTATAAGAGAAAGGACGGCAAGGCCTTAGGATTTGGCGTATAGAACGCTCGATTGCTCGCCGTTTAAAAGGCTCAGCGGGTTCTAACACGCGTAAAAAATGGGGGTCAAGCCAGGGGCCTGAGTGCCTTTGTTAGCGCCCTCTATATAATAAGGCGTCAATTGCTCCTCTGACTCCACTTCTACGAAGGCACGGGCACTCCCGGAGCGAAGTGAGAGGGGTTTCCTGTGGAAAACTAATTCCGCAAAAGTCCTTGACGCATCTCTCGCGATCCCCCATAAAGCGCCTCCCTTCGGGGAGCGGCCCTCGCCGGTCGCGATTCGAAAGGAAGTTGAGGATGCAAAACATCTTGACGAGGAGGTCGGCACTGAGTAAAACGCCCCTCCGCTCAACGCGACGCCAAAACGGGCCGCAGCGAGCAACGTCGAGAAAGTTTGAAAAAAAACATCTTGACAGCAGCAAACGCGGCACGTAAGTTCCGCATCCCTCGACGGGGCGCCAAAGTTAAAAAGGCGAAACGCGAGGTTCAGTCGAACGAGAGTTCGACGCTCTTTGAAAAGTTCATAGGAATCCAGACAGGACGCGTTAAGTGTCCTGCTGACAGCAAGCGTTTTTACAAGCAAAAGTCAAATTAGAGCTTATGCTGTGCAGGCGGGTTGAAGATAGATGACGTGAGCGTGCGAAACTAACAGGTTCTCGCCAGGCGCATCTATCACGAGCGCGAGGTTTTATGTGGTGCGGTAAAGACATGGTCCGGCAGGGCTGTATCGGGCCGCGTATATGGAATCGAGAGTGTTCGTTAAATAAAATCAACACCGATACAACCTGCACTTATAATGTTCACCGAATACGCCTCGATTGCTTAGATGCAATGAGGTCGGTGAAGATACCAATCAAACTGGAGAGTTTGATCCTGGCTCAGAATGAACGCTGGCGGCGTGCCTAACACATGCAAGTCGAGCGAGAAAGGGACTTCGGTCCTGAGTACAGCGGCGAACGGGTGAGTAACACGTGAGTAACGTACCTTCAGATGGGGGATAACCACTCGAAAGGGTGGCTAATACCGCATAAGACCACAGCGCCTTTGGGTGCAGAGGTCAAAGCCTTTTAGGTGTCTGAAGATCGGCTCGCGGCCCATTAGGTAGTTGGTGGGGTAATGGCCTACCAAGCCACAGATGGGTAGCTGGTCTGAGAGGACGATCAGCCACACTGGGACTGAGACACGGCCCAGACTCCTACGGGAGGCAGCAGTGGGGAATCTTGCGCAATGGGCGAAAGCCTGACGCAGCAACGCCGCGTGTGTGAAGAAGGCTCTCGGGTCGTAAAGCACTGTCGGGAGGGAAGAGTGCCCGGGCTTGTCCCGGGAGAGACGGTACCTCCCAAGGAAGCACCGGCTAACTCCGTGCCAGCAGCCGCGGTAATACGGAGGGTGCAAGCGTTATTCGGAATCATTGGGCGTAAAGCGCGCGCAGGCGGCCATGCAAGTCTGACGTGAAATCCCGGGGCTCAACCTCGGAACTGCGTTGGAAACTGTATGGCTTGAGTTTGGGAGAGGTTCGTGGAATTCCAGGTGTAGGGGTGAAATCCGTAGAGATCTGGAGGAACACCAGTGGCGAAGGCGACGAACTGGACCAATACTGACGCTGAGGCGCGAAAGCGTGGGGAGCAAACAGGATTAGATACCCTGGTAGTCCACGCCGTAAACGATGTTCACTAGTTGCCGGCCTAATTGAGGGTCGGTGACGCAGCTAACGCATTAAGTGAACCGCCTGGGGACTACGGCCGCAAGGTTAAAACTCAAAGGAATTGACGGGGGCCCGCACAAGCGGTGGAGCATGTGGTTTAATTCGAAGCAACGCGAAGAACCTTACCTGGGTTTGACATCCCGCGAAGAGAGGGTAATGCCTCTTGTGCCCTTCGGGGAGCGCGGTGACAGGTGCTGCATGGCTGTCGTCAGCTCGTGTCGTGAGATGTTCGGTTAAGTCCGGTAACGAGCGCAACCCTTGTCCTTAGTTGCTACCAGTTCGGCTGGGCACTCTAAGGAGACTGCCGATGTGAAATCGGAGGAAGGTGGGGATGACGTCAAGTCCTCATGGCCCTTATGCCCAGGGCTACACACGTGCTACAATGGCTGGTACAAAGAGACGCAAATCTGCGAGGATAAGCAAATCTCAAAAAGCCAGCCTCAGTTCNNNNNNNNNNNNNNNNNNGAACTGAGGCTGGCTTTTTGAGATTTGCTTATCCTCGCAGATTTGCGTCTCTTTGTACCAGCCATTGTAGCACGTGTGTAGCCCTGGGCATAAGGGCCATGAGGACTTGACGTCATCCCCACCTTCCTCCGATTTCACATCGGCAGTCTCCTTAGAGTGCCCAGCCGAACTGGTAGCAACTAAGGACAAGGGTTGCGCTCGTTACCGGACTTAACCGAACATCTCACGACACGAGCTGACGACAGCCATGCAGCACCTGTCACCGCGCTCCCCGAAGGGCACAAGAGGCATTACCCTCTCTTCGCGGGATGTCAAACCCAGGTAAGGTTCTTCGCGTTGCTTCGAATTAAACCACATGCTCCACCGCTTGTGCGGGCCCCCGTCAATTCCTTTGAGTTTTAACCTTGCGGCCGTAGTCCCCAGGCGGTTCACTTAATGCGTTAGCTGCGTCACCGACCCTCAATTAGGCCGGCAACTAGTGAACATCGTTTACGGCGTGGACTACCAGGGTATCTAATCCTGTTTGCTCCCCACGCTTTCGCGCCTCAGCGTCAGTATTGGTCCAGTTCGTCGCCTTCGCCACTGGTGTTCCTCCAGATCTCTACGGATTTCACCCCTACACCTGGAATTCCACGAACCTCTCCCAAACTCAAGCCATACAGTTTCCAACGCAGTTCCGAGGTTGAGCCCCGGGATTTCACGTCAGACTTGCATGGCCGCCTGCGCGCGCTTTACGCCCAATGATTCCGAATAACGCTTGCACCCTCCGTATTACCGCGGCTGCTGGCACGGAGTTAGCCGGTGCTTCCTTGGGAGGTACCGTCTCTCCCGGGACAAGCCCGGGCACTCTTCCCTCCCGACAGTGCTTTACGACCCGAGAGCCTTCTTCACACACGCGGCGTTGCTGCGTCAGGCTTTCGCCCATTGCGCAAGATTCCCCACTGCTGCCTCCCGTAGGAGTCTGGGCCGTGTCTCAGTCCCAGTGTGGCTGATCGTCCTCTCAGACCAGCTACCCATCTGTGGCTTGGTAGGCCATTACCCCACCAACTACCTAATGGGCCGCGAGCCGATCTTCAGACACCTAAAAGGCTTTGACCTCTGCACCCAAAGGCGCTGTGGTCTTATGCGGTATTAGCCACCCTTTCGAGTGGTTATCCCCCATCTGAAGGTACGTTACTCACGTGTTACTCACCCGTTCGCCGCTGTACTCAGGACCGAAGTCCCTTTCTCGCTCGACTTGCATGTGTTAGGCACGCCGCCAGCGTTCATTCTGAGCCAGGATCAAACTCTCCAGTTTGATTGGGATCTTCACCGACCTCATTGCATCTAAGCAATCGAGGCGTATTCGGTGAACATCATAAGTGCAGGTTGTATCGGTGTTGATTTCATTTAACGAACACTCTCGATTCTATATGCGCGGCCCGATACGGCCCTGCCGGACCATGCCTTTACCGCACCACATAAAACCTCGCGCTCGTGACAGATGCGCCTGGCGAGAACCTGTTAGTTTCGCACGCTCACGTCATCTACCTTCAACCCGCCTGCACAGCATAAGCTCTAATTTGACTTTTGCTTGTAAAAACGCTTGCTGTCAGCAGGACACTTAACGCGTCCTGTCTGGATTCCTATGAACTTTTCAAAGAGCGTCGAACTCTCGCTCGACTGAACCTCGCGTTTCGCCTTTTC
It includes:
- the gltX gene encoding glutamate--tRNA ligase is translated as MTVRVRFAPSPTGYLHMGGVRTGLFNYLFAKNQGGTFVLRVEDTDLERSKPEYTEVILDAMSWLGMPPDEGPYYQTKRFDIYHEKIEELLASGHAYKCFSTPEELEADREKALAEGRKPMYSRKWRDRSDYPEGEPFVVRIKMPLEGTITITDMVQGTVTVDVKELDDFIIARSDGSPTYNFVVVVDDATMDISHVIRGNDHLNNTFRQIPVYRALGYEPPTFGHLPLIDGLSKRKGSMSVQAYREMGFLKEAIVNYVSRLGWSHGDQEIFTMEELEQYFGFDHVGRSSSSFDQDKFLWVNAEWMKRLAPEELASRWLPYLKEAGYDVDVDERLIAITALMRDRANTMVALTEASHYFFSDEVTYDEKASEKWLKPGGLPGFRTLVERLDALSDWTPQTIEAVYKEVMAEFELGMAKVAQPTRIALTGATNSPSVYELVATFDRDVALARLKKGVTYYESRVGDA